One segment of Pseudobythopirellula maris DNA contains the following:
- a CDS encoding glycoside hydrolase family 2 TIM barrel-domain containing protein has translation MPNVFRPAIYALPFALLLCGAALAADRSLLDDAWRFHHGDAAGAEATGYDDAAWRAVVLPHDWSIEHAPRADAPSGGGGGYFPTGIGWYRRSLEKPSGEQRCWVHFEGVSERCEVWLNGESLGGHDYAYTPFRLDVTDKLREDKNALAVRVDNTPQPSSRWYTGSGLCRHVWLETAGPIHITHDSAWVETRAVGEDAATVAVHASVANTSGADALITVEATLLSPDGDPVAAHTESHSVPANGGIDATFPIELKTPWLWSPDSPRLYTARLRVLQGDEATDEQSVRFGVRGVEASAAGGLRLNGQPVELLGGNVHHDNGVLGAAAFGAAERRKARLLKEAGFNAVRTAHNPPAVAFLDACDELGLLVIDEALDAWRKPKVKHDYGERFDAHWRRDLTAMVLRDRRHPSVIMWSLGNEMYERGDESAPATARAMRELVRTHDTTRPVTAGVNGLGDDAKWPRLDALFAELDLVGYNYEEDRYAPDHARLPERVVYASETYQADVVAGWRACQEHAHVIGDFVWSGIDYLGEAGIGRVFPPGKEARPHWVGEHFPWHGAACGDIDITGRRKPISHFRNIVWDRGERLHAAVVVPSDGGPWGVTPWAVEPTRAHWNWPDHAGEPLTVCVWSRWPTVRLELNGRVVGEKPGGEAHGFEARLEVPYEPGELVAIGLDATGAEAERFVLRTAGKPQSLRMHADNASPQAGRQQIVYVELRLVDEQGQLCPRDERAVEFGVEGPAAIIAAGNADLTSLIPYTAPRALLDQGHALVVLRSTGAPGKAVLTARAEGLGDSSISIHFVNSPQTPPQ, from the coding sequence ATGCCCAACGTTTTTCGCCCAGCCATCTACGCCCTGCCCTTCGCCCTGTTGCTTTGCGGCGCGGCGCTGGCCGCCGATCGCTCGTTGCTCGACGACGCATGGCGTTTCCACCACGGCGACGCCGCCGGCGCTGAGGCCACTGGCTACGACGACGCCGCGTGGCGCGCGGTCGTCTTGCCGCACGACTGGAGCATCGAACACGCCCCGCGAGCCGACGCGCCCAGCGGGGGCGGCGGAGGGTACTTCCCCACCGGGATCGGTTGGTACCGGCGGTCGCTCGAAAAGCCCTCGGGCGAGCAGCGCTGCTGGGTCCATTTCGAGGGGGTCAGCGAACGCTGCGAGGTTTGGCTCAACGGCGAGTCGCTCGGCGGCCACGACTACGCATACACGCCGTTTCGCCTCGACGTGACCGACAAGCTCCGTGAGGACAAGAACGCGCTCGCCGTGCGGGTCGACAACACGCCTCAGCCGTCGAGCCGCTGGTACACCGGCTCGGGCCTCTGCCGCCACGTGTGGCTCGAGACCGCCGGGCCGATCCACATCACACACGACAGCGCGTGGGTCGAAACCCGCGCGGTCGGCGAGGATGCCGCCACGGTCGCCGTCCACGCCTCGGTCGCGAACACGAGCGGCGCCGACGCACTCATCACGGTCGAAGCCACGCTCCTCAGCCCCGACGGGGATCCGGTCGCCGCTCACACCGAAAGCCATTCGGTTCCGGCCAACGGCGGAATCGACGCGACCTTCCCCATCGAGCTGAAGACCCCTTGGCTCTGGTCGCCCGATTCGCCACGGCTCTACACCGCGCGGCTGCGCGTGTTGCAGGGCGATGAAGCGACCGACGAGCAGTCGGTTCGCTTCGGCGTTCGCGGCGTCGAGGCGTCGGCCGCGGGAGGGCTGCGCCTCAACGGCCAGCCGGTTGAGTTGCTCGGCGGCAACGTGCACCACGACAACGGCGTGCTGGGCGCCGCGGCTTTTGGCGCCGCCGAACGCCGCAAGGCGCGATTGCTCAAGGAGGCCGGCTTCAACGCGGTTCGCACCGCGCACAACCCGCCGGCCGTCGCCTTCCTCGACGCCTGCGACGAGCTCGGCCTGCTCGTGATCGACGAGGCGCTCGACGCCTGGCGCAAGCCCAAAGTGAAGCACGACTACGGCGAGCGGTTCGACGCCCACTGGCGCCGTGACCTCACGGCGATGGTGCTCCGCGACCGCCGCCACCCGTCGGTCATCATGTGGAGCCTCGGCAACGAGATGTACGAGCGCGGCGACGAGTCCGCTCCCGCCACGGCCCGCGCGATGCGCGAGCTCGTACGCACGCACGATACGACCCGGCCGGTCACGGCCGGCGTGAACGGCCTGGGCGACGACGCCAAGTGGCCGCGTCTCGACGCATTGTTCGCCGAGCTCGACCTGGTTGGCTACAACTACGAAGAAGACCGCTACGCGCCCGACCACGCCCGGCTCCCCGAGCGCGTGGTCTACGCCAGCGAAACGTACCAGGCCGATGTCGTCGCCGGCTGGCGGGCCTGTCAGGAACACGCACACGTGATCGGCGACTTTGTCTGGAGCGGCATCGACTACCTGGGCGAAGCGGGCATCGGCCGCGTCTTCCCACCCGGCAAAGAGGCCCGCCCCCACTGGGTCGGCGAGCACTTCCCGTGGCACGGCGCCGCCTGTGGCGACATCGACATCACCGGCCGCCGCAAACCGATCTCGCACTTCCGCAACATCGTTTGGGACCGCGGCGAACGGCTGCACGCCGCCGTGGTCGTGCCCAGCGACGGCGGCCCGTGGGGCGTCACGCCGTGGGCGGTCGAACCGACCCGCGCGCATTGGAACTGGCCCGATCACGCGGGCGAGCCGCTCACCGTTTGCGTCTGGTCGCGCTGGCCAACTGTCCGGCTCGAGCTCAACGGCCGCGTCGTGGGCGAGAAGCCTGGCGGCGAGGCCCACGGCTTCGAGGCGCGTCTCGAAGTCCCTTACGAGCCGGGCGAGTTGGTAGCCATTGGCCTCGACGCCACGGGCGCTGAGGCCGAGCGTTTCGTGCTCCGCACGGCCGGAAAACCGCAAAGCCTGCGAATGCACGCCGACAACGCATCGCCCCAAGCCGGGCGCCAGCAGATTGTTTATGTCGAGCTGCGGCTCGTCGATGAGCAGGGCCAGCTCTGCCCTCGCGACGAACGCGCGGTAGAGTTTGGCGTGGAGGGCCCGGCCGCCATCATCGCCGCGGGCAACGCCGACCTCACGAGCCTTATCCCCTACACCGCGCCCCGAGCGCTGCTCGACCAAGGCCACGCCCTCGTGGTGCTCCGCAGCACGGGGGCGCCCGGCAAAGCCGTGCTCACCGCCCGGGCCGAGGGCCTTGGCGACTCATCGATCTCGATCCACTTCGTGAACTCCCCTCAAACTCCCCCTCAGTGA
- a CDS encoding T9SS C-terminal target domain-containing protein, whose protein sequence is MKSVVPLSLSLLAVLAIASDLPAQPLRYDLSGKTGRRDAESYDWREWEIKSAETVSQQADGLSVSLRGVGAPLEGFLNKAGLVTGGTLVSDGVTCQGEAIEITLTGLAAGKHSLATFHNQPSGDSPSEFVLAAGDTKSTVKPANDAKINADAATAYVEFEATEGEPAVVRLTGEGLVLNGVEIDGSNPALRAALPTPTHGDGHADADEGTVALSWRPVAGATGYQVRHAAALDADEAEQNLATAPAVETTEPSLELSVEKNSLLSHAWRVDTVGADGAVTPGESWTFRTRSLAFPGAEGYGRFARGGRGGRVIKVTNLNDNGPGSFRAAVEAEGPRTVVFDVSGRIVLNDRLIIRNGDLTIAGQTAPGMGVCVSNFNLGAIGAEDLVVRYLRVRPGDTSGKTLDGMGLASCDHSIVDHCSISWSHDEAFSSRGALNITLQRTLISEALNIAGHKKYGEGSAHGFAASIGGDRGSFHHNLLAHCAGRNWSLAGGTDQANRHRGQLDLRNNVVYNWDYRTTDGGARLVQFVNNYYKSGPASRIKYYLKPQYENPSFGPQQYYVEGNVMEGVTGPEGPTGELVGMRVQGSQPEPVTLPEPFFEHHVTTTSAEQAYDDVLGDVGCNYPKLDEHDQRVIRETRTGTATYVGSKSGKPGLPDSQKDVGGWDDYPEVHRDADFDSDNDGMPNEWELASGLDPNDAADGPLDSNGDGYTNLEAFLNGLVD, encoded by the coding sequence ATGAAAAGTGTCGTTCCGCTGTCCCTCTCGCTGCTCGCCGTTTTGGCGATCGCGTCCGACCTCCCCGCCCAGCCGCTCCGCTACGACCTGAGCGGCAAGACCGGCCGCCGCGACGCCGAGTCGTACGACTGGCGCGAGTGGGAGATCAAGAGCGCCGAGACCGTGTCCCAACAAGCCGATGGCTTGAGCGTTTCGCTCCGCGGCGTCGGCGCCCCGCTCGAGGGTTTCCTGAACAAGGCGGGCCTCGTCACGGGCGGCACGCTCGTGAGCGACGGCGTCACGTGCCAAGGCGAGGCGATCGAGATCACACTCACCGGCCTCGCCGCCGGCAAGCACAGCCTCGCCACCTTCCACAACCAGCCGAGCGGAGATTCGCCCTCCGAGTTCGTGCTCGCCGCGGGCGACACGAAGTCGACCGTCAAACCTGCCAACGACGCCAAGATCAACGCCGACGCGGCGACCGCGTACGTCGAGTTCGAGGCGACCGAGGGCGAGCCCGCCGTTGTGCGGCTCACGGGCGAAGGCTTGGTGCTCAACGGCGTTGAGATCGACGGCTCGAACCCCGCCCTCCGCGCCGCCCTGCCGACCCCCACGCACGGCGACGGCCACGCCGACGCCGACGAAGGCACGGTCGCGCTCAGCTGGCGACCCGTTGCCGGCGCCACCGGCTACCAGGTCCGCCACGCCGCTGCGCTCGACGCCGATGAGGCGGAGCAGAATCTCGCCACGGCCCCCGCCGTCGAGACAACCGAGCCGTCGCTCGAGCTGTCGGTCGAGAAGAACAGCCTCCTCTCGCACGCCTGGCGCGTCGACACCGTCGGCGCCGACGGCGCCGTCACGCCCGGCGAGAGCTGGACGTTCCGCACCCGCTCGCTCGCCTTCCCCGGCGCCGAGGGGTACGGCCGCTTCGCCCGCGGCGGACGCGGCGGTCGCGTGATCAAGGTCACCAACCTCAACGACAACGGCCCGGGCAGCTTCCGCGCCGCCGTCGAGGCCGAGGGACCGCGGACCGTGGTGTTCGACGTCTCCGGACGCATCGTCCTGAACGATCGTCTCATCATCCGCAACGGCGACCTGACGATCGCCGGCCAAACGGCCCCCGGCATGGGCGTTTGCGTGTCGAACTTCAACCTCGGAGCGATCGGCGCCGAGGACCTCGTCGTCCGCTACCTCCGCGTGCGGCCGGGCGACACCTCCGGCAAGACGCTCGACGGCATGGGGCTGGCGAGCTGCGACCACTCGATCGTTGACCACTGCTCGATCAGCTGGTCGCACGACGAGGCGTTCAGCTCGCGCGGCGCGCTTAACATCACGCTGCAACGCACGCTGATCAGCGAGGCGCTCAACATCGCCGGGCACAAGAAGTACGGCGAGGGCAGCGCCCACGGCTTCGCCGCCAGCATCGGCGGCGACCGGGGCAGCTTCCACCACAACCTGCTCGCCCACTGCGCGGGCCGCAACTGGAGCCTCGCCGGCGGCACCGACCAGGCGAACCGCCACCGCGGGCAACTCGATCTGCGCAACAACGTGGTCTACAACTGGGACTACCGCACCACGGACGGCGGCGCCCGCCTCGTTCAGTTCGTGAACAACTACTACAAGTCGGGGCCCGCCTCGCGGATCAAGTACTATCTCAAACCGCAGTACGAGAACCCCTCGTTCGGGCCGCAACAGTACTACGTCGAGGGCAACGTGATGGAGGGCGTCACCGGGCCGGAGGGACCGACCGGCGAGTTGGTTGGCATGCGGGTCCAAGGCAGCCAGCCCGAGCCGGTCACCCTGCCCGAGCCGTTCTTCGAGCACCACGTCACGACCACCTCGGCCGAGCAGGCCTACGACGACGTGCTCGGCGACGTCGGCTGCAACTACCCCAAGCTCGACGAGCACGACCAACGCGTGATCCGTGAAACACGCACCGGCACGGCCACCTACGTCGGCAGCAAGAGCGGCAAGCCGGGGCTGCCCGACTCGCAGAAGGACGTCGGCGGCTGGGACGACTACCCGGAGGTCCACCGCGACGCCGATTTCGATTCCGACAACGACGGCATGCCGAACGAATGGGAGCTGGCCAGCGGCCTCGACCCGAACGACGCCGCCGACGGCCCCCTCGACTCGAACGGCGACGGCTACACGAACCTCGAGGCGTTCCTCAACGGCCTAGTGGATTGA
- a CDS encoding glycosyl hydrolase: MHFKVSTKATRALAMACLALLVLATTPCRAASLQDDFQDPPAEASPWVFWYWMNAAVSREGITADLEAMADAGLGGAYLMPIQGPTDPPLVEPPVNQLTPEWWECVGHALAEAKRLGLEIGMHACDGFAVAGGPWITPELSMQRLVWSETRIADAAEPIVLPQPAAWEGYYQDVAVLAFPAPAGDGLSTDTVPVTVTTTAVGETAQQLVESDNERRLRSAEPCSIDFTFDEPFTCRSVTVWPDGRNYQCQRFTVEAITSESNGDGERFRPIARLDAPRHGWQEQEAPVTHAIPPTTARRFRLTWTPEGSEPGAEDLDTAKWSPVLKVKRIRLASETRLHHYRGKTGAVWRVSPWSTPEQIGPSACTPRAEVIDLSDKLSADGALDWAPPPGAWTVLRLGHTSTGAHNETGGAGLGLECDKFNPDAVRLQFDRWFGEALRRYGDIGSLGVLHVDSWECGSQNWSADFREEFTERRGYDPLLYLPAMAGYPIASAEKSERFLHDVRMTIAELVDEVFYGVMAEKADEHGVRFTGECTAPTFTGAGMRHFARLDAPMGEFWIDSPTHDKPNDMRDAVSAAHVYGKNIVQAEAFTRLRMAWDETPAKIKALGDRHYVLGANRFVFHVWAHNPWLDRAPGMTLGGVGLFFQRDQAWWPMAGAWVDYARRCQALLQRGRPVADVAVFAGEEVPNRAVLPERLVASLPGLLGERAVERERVRLLNEGQPTHEMPTGVKNSANGADLSDWPDPLRGYQYDSLGRDALLRLARCEEGRVVLPGGASYALLVVPAPRPMAPAPGRMSLAVAEKLRELSEAGAKVLVVEPPQQTWALGEEDASLRGVTRDAPWLTGPWDEPSLASIGVAEDLVCYEASGVRSEGLAWAHRHAEEGDLYFVSNQLNAERLLRLSLRAASTAAEVWDPVSGDRRPVAAERTPDGRTAVELRLPPLGSCFVVLTSAAAEPAGGESVLGYEAIDGPWSVGFASAAGPSPEAIELATLQDLSTHPREEVRHFAGVATYETSFTAPPDALAGRAWIDLGAAVAMAEVSVNGRPAAVAWTPPYRVEVTGLLKAGENRLSVAVGTTWRNRLVGDAAREESERSTWTTAPLRLEGKPLTPSGLFGPVTLEHETPSAGAR; this comes from the coding sequence ATGCACTTTAAGGTTTCGACGAAGGCGACGCGGGCGTTGGCGATGGCGTGCCTCGCCCTGCTGGTTCTGGCCACGACGCCGTGCCGCGCGGCGAGCCTGCAAGACGATTTCCAGGACCCGCCCGCCGAGGCGTCGCCGTGGGTCTTCTGGTACTGGATGAACGCCGCGGTGTCACGCGAAGGGATCACGGCCGACCTGGAGGCGATGGCCGACGCCGGACTGGGCGGCGCCTACCTGATGCCGATCCAGGGACCGACCGACCCGCCGCTCGTCGAGCCGCCAGTCAACCAGCTCACGCCCGAGTGGTGGGAGTGCGTTGGTCACGCGCTCGCCGAGGCCAAGCGGCTCGGCCTGGAGATCGGCATGCACGCCTGCGATGGGTTCGCCGTGGCGGGCGGGCCGTGGATCACCCCCGAGTTGTCGATGCAGCGGCTCGTTTGGAGCGAGACACGCATCGCCGACGCCGCCGAGCCGATCGTTTTGCCCCAGCCTGCTGCGTGGGAAGGCTACTACCAAGACGTGGCCGTGCTGGCGTTTCCCGCCCCGGCGGGTGACGGCCTGTCGACCGACACCGTGCCGGTCACGGTGACCACGACCGCCGTGGGCGAGACCGCGCAGCAACTCGTCGAGTCGGACAACGAGCGTCGGCTGCGGAGCGCCGAGCCGTGCTCGATCGACTTCACGTTCGACGAGCCGTTCACCTGCCGATCGGTCACCGTTTGGCCCGACGGTCGCAACTACCAGTGCCAGCGGTTCACGGTCGAGGCGATCACATCCGAATCGAACGGCGACGGCGAGCGGTTCCGGCCAATCGCCCGGCTCGACGCCCCGCGTCACGGCTGGCAGGAGCAGGAGGCGCCAGTCACGCACGCCATCCCGCCGACCACGGCTCGGCGGTTCCGACTGACATGGACCCCCGAGGGCTCGGAGCCGGGCGCCGAAGACCTCGACACGGCCAAGTGGAGCCCGGTGCTCAAGGTCAAACGCATCCGGCTCGCCAGCGAGACGCGGCTGCACCACTACCGCGGCAAGACGGGCGCCGTGTGGCGCGTGAGCCCTTGGAGCACGCCCGAGCAGATCGGGCCGAGCGCCTGCACGCCGCGGGCCGAGGTGATCGACCTCTCCGACAAGCTCTCGGCAGACGGCGCGCTCGACTGGGCGCCGCCGCCGGGCGCGTGGACCGTCTTGCGCTTAGGGCACACCTCGACCGGCGCCCACAACGAGACCGGCGGCGCCGGGCTGGGGCTCGAGTGCGACAAGTTCAACCCCGATGCCGTGCGTTTGCAGTTCGATCGTTGGTTCGGCGAGGCGCTGCGCCGCTACGGCGACATCGGCTCGCTCGGCGTGCTGCACGTCGACAGCTGGGAGTGCGGCAGCCAGAACTGGTCGGCCGATTTCCGCGAGGAGTTCACCGAACGCCGCGGCTACGACCCGCTGCTATACCTGCCGGCGATGGCCGGCTACCCGATCGCTAGCGCCGAGAAATCGGAGCGATTCTTGCACGACGTGCGGATGACGATCGCCGAGCTGGTCGACGAGGTGTTCTACGGCGTCATGGCGGAGAAGGCCGACGAGCACGGCGTGCGGTTCACGGGCGAATGCACGGCGCCCACCTTCACCGGCGCCGGCATGCGGCACTTCGCTCGGCTCGACGCCCCGATGGGCGAGTTCTGGATCGACAGCCCGACCCACGACAAACCGAACGACATGCGCGACGCGGTCTCGGCCGCCCATGTGTACGGAAAGAACATTGTGCAGGCCGAGGCGTTCACGCGGCTCCGCATGGCGTGGGACGAGACCCCGGCGAAGATCAAAGCCTTGGGCGACCGGCACTACGTGCTCGGCGCCAACCGGTTCGTTTTCCATGTGTGGGCTCACAACCCGTGGCTCGATCGCGCGCCGGGGATGACGCTCGGCGGCGTGGGGCTGTTCTTCCAGCGCGATCAAGCGTGGTGGCCGATGGCCGGCGCGTGGGTCGATTACGCACGCCGCTGCCAGGCGCTGCTCCAGCGCGGCCGGCCGGTGGCCGACGTGGCGGTGTTCGCCGGCGAGGAGGTCCCCAACCGGGCGGTGCTCCCCGAGCGCTTAGTCGCTTCGCTGCCGGGGCTCCTGGGCGAGCGGGCCGTCGAGCGCGAGCGGGTGCGGTTGCTCAACGAGGGGCAGCCGACCCACGAGATGCCCACCGGGGTCAAGAACTCGGCGAACGGCGCCGACCTGTCCGACTGGCCCGACCCGCTGCGCGGCTACCAGTACGACTCGTTGGGCCGCGACGCTCTGCTGCGGCTGGCCCGCTGCGAAGAGGGCCGCGTGGTGCTCCCCGGCGGTGCGAGCTACGCGCTGCTGGTCGTGCCGGCGCCGCGGCCGATGGCGCCCGCGCCCGGGCGGATGTCGCTCGCCGTGGCCGAGAAGCTGCGTGAGTTGTCCGAAGCGGGCGCGAAGGTGCTCGTTGTCGAGCCGCCGCAACAGACATGGGCGCTCGGCGAAGAAGACGCATCGTTACGCGGCGTCACGCGCGACGCCCCATGGCTGACCGGCCCGTGGGACGAGCCGTCGCTCGCGTCGATCGGCGTTGCGGAGGATTTGGTCTGCTACGAGGCGAGCGGCGTGCGCTCGGAGGGGCTGGCGTGGGCGCACCGCCACGCCGAGGAGGGAGACCTCTACTTCGTGTCGAATCAGCTCAACGCCGAGCGTTTGCTGAGGCTCTCGTTGCGGGCCGCATCGACGGCGGCGGAGGTGTGGGACCCGGTGAGCGGCGATCGCCGCCCCGTTGCCGCCGAACGCACGCCCGACGGTCGCACGGCGGTCGAGCTGCGGCTGCCGCCGCTGGGGTCGTGCTTTGTCGTGCTGACGAGCGCCGCCGCGGAGCCCGCCGGCGGCGAGTCCGTTCTTGGCTACGAAGCGATCGACGGCCCATGGAGCGTCGGCTTCGCTTCGGCCGCGGGCCCGTCGCCCGAGGCGATCGAGCTCGCCACGCTCCAGGACCTGTCGACGCACCCGCGTGAAGAGGTCCGCCACTTCGCGGGCGTGGCGACTTACGAAACGTCGTTCACCGCGCCGCCTGATGCGCTCGCCGGCCGGGCGTGGATCGACCTCGGCGCCGCGGTGGCGATGGCCGAGGTGAGCGTCAACGGCCGCCCGGCGGCCGTGGCGTGGACGCCGCCCTATCGGGTCGAAGTGACCGGCTTGCTGAAAGCCGGCGAGAATCGGCTGAGCGTGGCGGTCGGCACGACTTGGCGGAACCGACTGGTGGGCGACGCCGCACGCGAAGAGTCCGAGCGGTCGACCTGGACCACCGCACCGCTACGATTAGAGGGCAAGCCGCTCACGCCCTCGGGCCTCTTCGGGCCGGTCACGCTCGAGCACGAGACGCCATCGGCCGGCGCCCGTTGA
- the hmpA gene encoding NO-inducible flavohemoprotein, whose translation MLSPKTIAIVKEITPAVAANAETITRAFYERMFRENPEVQAFFNQAHQHSGGQQRALAGAICAYFSHIDNLQALGPAVELIVQKHCSLGIQEQHYPIVGKHLLAAIGEVMGDAVTDEVAAAVGEAYEVLAGVLIARESEVYQSQRSAPGGWNGFRSLVVDDKVAESDEITSFYLRSADGAPLADYLPGQYLTVRFDGLSPPTSPRNYSLSDRPGTGRYRISVKRESGADASVPAGLVSTHLHDAVRVGDVVEAGPPCGEFTLDPAAVGDRPIVFLAGGVGVTPLLSMAKSLAHAGCEAPVAFLQAARNSSSHAFADELRELEESLPVFRRMVLYDRPSADDLASGRCNAEGWVSADLLREWAPCDDAEFYFCGPKPFMQTVAASLARLGVGDDRMHYEFFGPLQELHSASA comes from the coding sequence ATGCTAAGCCCAAAAACGATTGCGATTGTCAAAGAAATCACTCCGGCGGTGGCGGCGAACGCCGAGACGATCACGCGGGCGTTTTACGAGCGAATGTTCCGTGAGAACCCTGAAGTCCAAGCGTTCTTCAATCAGGCCCACCAGCACTCGGGCGGGCAGCAGCGGGCGCTGGCGGGGGCCATTTGTGCTTATTTCTCTCACATCGACAACCTCCAGGCGTTGGGACCGGCGGTCGAGCTGATCGTCCAAAAGCATTGCTCGCTTGGCATCCAGGAGCAGCATTACCCGATTGTCGGCAAGCACCTGCTGGCGGCCATCGGCGAGGTGATGGGCGACGCCGTGACCGACGAGGTGGCGGCGGCCGTGGGCGAGGCTTACGAGGTGCTGGCCGGGGTGCTGATCGCGCGCGAGAGTGAGGTGTACCAATCGCAACGATCGGCGCCGGGCGGCTGGAACGGCTTCCGATCGCTGGTGGTCGACGACAAGGTCGCCGAGAGCGACGAGATCACCTCGTTCTACCTGCGTTCGGCCGACGGCGCGCCGCTGGCCGACTACCTGCCGGGGCAATACCTGACGGTCCGTTTCGACGGTCTCAGCCCGCCGACCTCGCCACGCAACTACAGTCTCTCCGACCGGCCCGGCACGGGGCGGTACCGCATCAGCGTGAAACGCGAGTCGGGCGCCGACGCGTCGGTCCCGGCCGGGTTGGTGTCGACGCACCTGCACGACGCCGTGCGGGTGGGCGACGTGGTCGAAGCCGGTCCCCCGTGCGGTGAGTTCACGCTCGACCCCGCGGCGGTTGGCGACCGGCCGATCGTCTTCTTGGCGGGCGGTGTGGGAGTGACGCCACTGCTGTCGATGGCCAAGTCGCTCGCTCACGCGGGGTGCGAGGCGCCGGTCGCTTTCTTGCAGGCGGCGCGCAACAGCAGCAGCCACGCCTTCGCCGACGAACTGCGCGAGCTGGAGGAGAGCCTGCCCGTTTTCCGTCGAATGGTGCTCTACGACCGGCCGTCGGCCGACGACTTGGCGAGCGGGCGTTGCAACGCGGAGGGGTGGGTCAGCGCGGATCTGCTGCGCGAGTGGGCCCCGTGCGACGACGCGGAGTTCTACTTCTGCGGGCCCAAGCCGTTCATGCAAACGGTCGCCGCCAGCCTGGCTCGGCTAGGCGTGGGCGACGACCGGATGCATTACGAGTTCTTTGGGCCATTGCAGGAGCTTCACTCCGCATCGGCGTGA